TGGGCCGTGGAGTCCAGCAGCCGCCGGGTCACCGGGTAGCGGGGCGCCTGGCCTCGCCGGAAGAGGTCGATGCGGCCGCCCCACTCCTCGGGACGCAGCCGGCGATGGACGAACCACTTCTGGAACCAGACGGCCTTGAGCGCCCGGCTGGCCACCTCCGTCAACAGGGTGAGCAGGGCTGGCGGGCCGAAGACGCCGAACGCGTCCTGATTCTTCGCGCCGGGGTTGTTGCCCACGTACGGGTTGCCGTCATCGAGCTGCGCGTTGCTCGCGCTGAGCAGCAGCAGCGCCGCGTTGAAGTAGGCCTGGTGCAGCTGGTCCACGTGGACATACCGCGCCAGGTCCCGGAGGCTGCGGATGTAGCGCCGCTTGTCCGCGGGCTCGAGGACATTGTTGGCACGCGTATCCACTCCCCGCTGGACGGCGAGCCAGTCCTCGAACTTCGTCATGTAGTCCTTGCCCACGGGCGCGGTGCGCTGGCGCGCGTCGATGATCTGCGAGCCGAAGGGCATGTCGTGCAGCATGAACTGCGAGACGTAGGGGCCCTTGAGGTCTCCCTCCGTCAGGCCGCGGAAGACGCGGCGGGGATTGATGACCTGGATGTGCGGGGTGCTGAAGACGTTCTCGCCCTTGAGGAGCCCCGACTCGTAGTGGGTGGAGAGCTCCTCCGCGGCGAGCGCCACCGTGTCGTTCGTGTCGTACTCGATGAAGGGCACGTCGCGCGCCAGCGCCATCCAGTACAGCTCCATCATCTCCGCGTCGTTCTGCAGGCTGTCGAGCTTCGGCGCGGGCTCGATGGCGAGGGCCCAGGCGTCGGGGCCCTCCAGGTCGAAGGCCAGACCCGTCTGGGGCGCGGTGTACTTGCGGCCCGCGCGCGGATCCCGGGGAATGGCGGCGAAGTCCTCGCTGTCGCCCTCGCGTAAGGCCTTGAGGAGCTTCTCGTAGTCCGAGCGCT
The sequence above is drawn from the Archangium gephyra genome and encodes:
- a CDS encoding vanadium-dependent haloperoxidase, with amino-acid sequence MNGKEAITPTSPDKRRKQAERVRKEAIEISQDESLPKQLNNGEEEEYLEKLGVPIANFTKGLPHDDKGEVKRSDYEKLLKALREGDSEDFAAIPRDPRAGRKYTAPQTGLAFDLEGPDAWALAIEPAPKLDSLQNDAEMMELYWMALARDVPFIEYDTNDTVALAAEELSTHYESGLLKGENVFSTPHIQVINPRRVFRGLTEGDLKGPYVSQFMLHDMPFGSQIIDARQRTAPVGKDYMTKFEDWLAVQRGVDTRANNVLEPADKRRYIRSLRDLARYVHVDQLHQAYFNAALLLLSASNAQLDDGNPYVGNNPGAKNQDAFGVFGPPALLTLLTEVASRALKAVWFQKWFVHRRLRPEEWGGRIDLFRRGQAPRYPVTRRLLDSTAHRRILEKHGSSLLPQAFPEGSPMHPAYGTGHGTVAGACVTILKAWFKGGNQRLADLKRADGSPLMPIKVPDKEGLALVDYTGSDIGEITVDGELNKLAANVSMGRDGAGVHWRSDYTQALKLGERVALGILREQSILYNEDNHFTVVAFDGRHLRIKDGEIKVTSTPSRAAAGDARARQDMPAVS